In one Brassica oleracea var. oleracea cultivar TO1000 chromosome C9, BOL, whole genome shotgun sequence genomic region, the following are encoded:
- the LOC106318384 gene encoding uncharacterized protein LOC106318384: MNRTPPNPNPFEDPKVRLRHHSLMQDYQELHMDTEAMRKKIQTMRERKATLIAEVRFLRRRYRHLRQDQPVMHPPDVKKGRGRSKSKTQVSSPNKRSEAETKHVTLPDLNHSVNETKTSLEKRVPLFDLNQISGEEEEEIEAMNNERTRVQESSSCTRKSSTEMPQQQKEMMKLSSCRNGGNGSNKRKVSWQDPVAAAALRV, from the exons ATGAATCGAACTCCTCCCAACCCTAATCCTTTTGAGGATCCGAAAGTCAGACTTAGGCATCACAGCCTTATGCAAGATTATCAAGAACTGCATATG GATACTGAAGCAATGCGAAAGAAGATACAGACTATGCGAGAGAGAAAGGCAACACTTATAGCCGAAGTCCG ATTTCTTCGGCGGAGATACAGACATTTGAGACAAGACCAGCCTGTTATGCATCCACCAGATGTTAAAAAGGGTAGAGGAAGATCGAAGAGTAAAACGCAAGTGTCGTCTCCTAATAAGAGAAGTGAAGCAGAAACCAAACATGTTACACTTCCCGACTTAAACCACTCGGTAAACGAAACCAAAACCAGTCTTGAGAAGAGAGTTCCGTTGTTTGATCTAAACCAGATATCT GGAGAAGAAGAGGAAGAAATAGAAGCAATGAACAATGAGAGAACGAGAGTGCAAGAAAGTAGTTCATGTACGAGAAAGAGCAGCACCGAGATGCCGCAGCAGCAGAAAGAGATGATGAAGCTATCGTCTTGCAGGAACGGAGGAAACGGATCAAATAAGAGGAAAGTTTCGTGGCAAGATCCTGTTGCCGCAGCAGCTCTCAGAGTCTAA
- the LOC106313497 gene encoding reticulon-like protein B21 has product MDPNSRTRRIGVGGAVVAAGSVWEARMQSDDEASVNNAIVKATHLQAVDGGDKNCNKQMSLKEGVNGKRPAWKTDVKLARPRSIGATPPAVTTPRRSIGTTPPMTPRRSISSESSDKSLTLSVALKKARSDSVEGGEKTPGRVKKIRSELCKAIVKSGELDTVALRKVSSLPAQSSEKTNEKTEDVDLKTEETVDEKKQLTEEEVKDLDVCQEIAVFADSKEDEQIDSGDHEEEEVEKKSVDVKEMNAPKEDSKNRVVDVEIKKYSQSHNRVAPSPSAVRKIPPPVIKGAASVYTVPPSTGTFAEKEENFTHSQSKLQSLVDLVMWRDASRSALVFGLGTFLIVSSSYANDLNVSFISVVAYVGLIYLGVMFVFKAVIRRGVVEEEERHRGVGVREEDVKRMLRVIMPYLNESLLQLRALFSGDPSTTLKMGVVLFVLARCGSSITLWNLAKFGFLGAFTVPKIFISYSTHFSAYGKFWMKRFRDAWESCSHKKAVALALFTLVWNLSSVVARVWAAFMLFVAFKYYQEKMIWTADQEDDLDDEEHVDDDHVEEEELVPKPIHKPERATYTMMPNKLKKIS; this is encoded by the exons ATGGACCCAAACAGCAGAACAAGAAGAATTGGCGTTGGAGGAGCCGTTGTAGCTGCAGGCTCTGTTTGGGAAGCGAGAATGCAGAGCGACGACGAAGCTAGTGTTAATAACGCCATCGTCAAGGCCACTCATCTCCAAGCTGTCGACGGAGGAGACAAGAATTGTAACAAGCAGATGAGCTTAAAGGAGGGGGTTAACGGAAAGCGACCCGCATGGAAGACAGATGTGAAGCTCGCGAGGCCGAGATCGATTGGTGCTACTCCTCCTGCGGTGACGACGCCGAGGAGGTCCATTGGTACTACTCCTCCGATGACGCCGAGGAGATCGATCTCTAGCGAGTCAAGTGATAAGAGTTTGACTTTGTCGGTGGCGTTGAAGAAGGCGAGATCTGATTCCGTAGAAGGAGGTGAGAAGACTCCGGGTCGGGTTAAGAAGATCCGATCGGAGCTTTGTAAGGCGATCGTAAAGTCCGGTGAGTTAGATACAGTTGCGTTGAGGAAAGTGAGCTCATTGCCAGCTCAGAGCTCGGAGAAAACTAATGAGAAAACAGAGGATGTAGATTTAAAAACAGAGGAGACCGTTGACGAAAAGAAGCAGCTCACAGAGGAGGAAGTCAAAGATCTCGATGTCTGTCAGGAGATAGCCGTCTTCGCTGATTCGAAGGAAGATGAGCAGATTGACAGTGGCGATCACGAGGAAGAAGAAGTGGAGAAGAAGAGTGTTGATGTAAAAGAGATGAATGCCCCCAAGGAGGATAGCAAAAACAGAGTTGTTGATGTTGAGATTAAAAAGTACAGTCAATCTCACAACAGAGTAGCTCCATCTCCCTCCGCCGTCCGTAAAATTCCGCCGCCTGTGATAAAAGGGGCAGCTTCCGTTTATACGGTCCCACCAAGCACAG GTACATTTGCTGAGAAAGAAGAGAACTTTACTCATTCGCAGAGCAAATTACAGAGTCTCG TGGATCTGGTGATGTGGAGAGATGCATCAAGGTCGGCGCTTGTGTTCGGCCTCGGAACATTCCTCATTGTCTCTTCCTCATACGCCAATGATCTCAACGTCAGCTTCATATCAGTGGTAGCGTATGTGGGACTCATCTATCTTGGCGTCATGTTCGTATTCAAAGCCGTGATCCGCAG GGGAGTAGTGGAGGAGGAAGAGAGGCATAGAGGAGTTGGAGTAAGAGAAGAAGATGTGAAGAGGATGCTTAGAGTCATAATGCCTTACCTCAACGAGTCTCTGCTTCAACTCAGAGCCCTTTTCTCCGGCGATCCTTCCACCACACTCAAG ATGGGAGTGGTGTTGTTCGTCTTGGCGAGGTGTGGCTCTTCTATCACTCTTTGGAACCTTGCCAAATTTG GCTTTTTGGGAGCATTCACAGTACCTAAAATCTTCATCTCCTACTCAACACACTTCTCTGCTTACG GGAAGTTCTGGATGAAAAGATTCAGGGATGCATGGGAATCGTGTAGTCACAAAAAGGCAGTGGCGTTGGCACTCTTCACCCTCGTCTGGAACCTCTCATCCGTCGTTGCCCGTGTATGGGCAGCATTCATGCTCTTCGTTGCCTTTAAATACTATCAGGAGAAGATGATTTGGACGGCTGATCAAGAAGATGACCTTGATGATGAGGAACATGTAGATGACGACCATGTTGAAGAAGAAGAACTAGTTCCTAAACCCATTCATAAACCCGAAAGAGCTACTTACACGATGATGCCTAATAAACTCAAGAAAATTTCTTGA
- the LOC106318080 gene encoding 26S proteasome non-ATPase regulatory subunit 9 has translation MGGANLKAETMALMDKRAAMETEMNSIVERLCNPGGPGLSANLVDSEGFPREDIDIPAVRAQRRRLAELRNEHSEITDKINVNIQILHSVRRPTSRASGPQERSLSGEVASLSQTSGFSVTSPAMDTSIPFAMVDEITESSPAAEDGLQLGDQVVKFGNVEGGDNLLPRLAAEAQANQGQAVSVGVIRQGAKLDLSVTPRVWQGRGLLGCHFRLV, from the exons ATGGGTGGCGCTAATCTGAAAGCGGAGACGATGGCTCTGATGGATAAGAGAGCTGCCATGGAGACGGAAATGAACTCCATCGTAGAACGTCTCTGCAATCCCGGTGGTCCTGGTCTCTCCGCCAATCTCGTCGACTCGGAG GGGTTCCCTCGGGAAGATATCGACATTCCGGCGGTTAGAGCTCAGCGCCGTCGTCTTGCTG AGTTACGAAATGAGCACAGCGAGATAACGGACAAGATCAATGTGAACATTCAAATTCTTCATTCAGTGAGGAGGCCTACCTCCAGAGCTTCGG GTCCACAAGAAAGAAGTTTGTCTGGTGAAGTGGCTTCCTTATCGCAGACATCCGGCTTCAGTGTTACTTCCCCTGCCATGGATACTAGTATCCCCTTTGCCATGGTTGACGAGATAACCGAGTCATCTCCAGCAGCGGAGGATGGGTTACAGCTTGGAGATCAGGTTGTTAAATTTGGCAACGTCGAAGGTGGTGACAATCTGTTGCCTAGGCTTGCCGCTGAAGCTCAAGCTAACCAGGGACAAGCAGTTTCTGTGGGAGTTATAAGGCAAGGTGCGAAACTAGATTTATCTGTCACCCCGAGGGTATGGCAAGGCAGAGGTCTATTGGG GTGCCATTTCCGTTTGGTATGA
- the LOC106318383 gene encoding F-box protein SKIP1 — MDDWGGLAPEILTNIISRLTIQERWTGPMFVRKSWLAVCRDPYLWSSFDLEPWFESYPESTQWWSPDFERKIGSMLRSVVDWSDGGLTEIRVRHCSDHALSYAAERCPDLEAVAVRSSPHVTDASMAKVAFRCRSLKELDISYCHEISHDALVMIGRNCPNLTTLKRNLMDWSDSSRQIGSVVPTEYLDACPQDGDTEAEAIGKHMMNLERLEIRFSRLSAKGLACVCEGCPKLEYLDLFGCVHLSSRDIANNVSRLKGIKEVKKPDVYVPRSEPVVAQTERYGHWRLYDERFDIQSMRI, encoded by the exons ATGGACGATTGGGGAGGATTGGCTCCAGAGATACTCACCAACATCATCTCACGGCTCACGATCCAGGAGCGATGGACAGGACCGATGTTCGTACGAAAATCGTGGCTTGCCGTTTGCAGAGATCCGTATCTCTGGTCTTCCTTCGATCTGGAGCCATGGTTCGAGTCGTATCCCGAGTCGACTCAGTGGTGGTCTCCTGATTTCGAACGGAAGATTGGCTCGATGCTCCGATCAGTCGTTGATTGGAGCGACGGAGGTCTCACCGAGATCCGCGTCCGCCATTGCAGCGATCACGCTCTCTCTTACGCTGCTGAAAG ATGTCCGGATCTCGAGGCTGTCGCGGTTAGAAGCAGCCCTCACGTGACGGACGCATCTATGGCGAAGGTAGCGTTTCGTTGCAGGAGTCTAAAGGAGCTAGATATCAGTTACTGTCACGAGATATCCCACGACGCTCTTGTGATGATCGGTAGAAACTGTCCTAACCTCACGACGCTGAAACGCAACCTTATGGATTGGTCTGATTCGTCTCGGCAAATCGGCTCTGTTGTTCCTACAGAGTATTTAGACGCTTGTCCTCAAGACGGAGACACGGAAGCTGAGGCGATCGGGAAACATATGATGAATCTAGAGCGTTTGGAGATTCGGTTCTCTAGATTGTCTGCGAAAGGACTCGCTTGCGTATGTGAGGGGTGTCCGAAGCTAGAGTACTTGGACTTGTTTGGGTGTGTGCATTTGTCAAGCCGTGATATTGCAAACAATGTGTCAAGGCTGAAGGGGATTAAGGAGGTGAAGAAGCCAGATGTTTATGTGCCGAGGTCAGAGCCTGTGGTGGCTCAGACGGAGAGATACGGACATTGGAGACTCTATGACGAGAGATTTGATATACAATCCATGAGGATCTGA
- the LOC106318079 gene encoding ubiquitin carboxyl-terminal hydrolase 23-like: MEIQTGQDGSRAAVSSSSASAVFRKIEFHLARKPFNGFSNRGSDFKMETLNPSSSSNTNNRAFWSPSLKKVDGPDSLDRELTFTKTIRKIGAGLENLGNTCYLNSVLQCLTYTEPLAAYLQDVAHEQRCRVAGFCALCAMQRHVRTALQSTGRSLAPKYLVSNLRCVSQNFRKCRQEDAHEYMINLLECMHKCCLPSGVPSESSDAYRSSLVHQIFGGSLRSQVKCAQCSHCSDKFDPFLDLSLDISRADSLQRALLRFTAVELLDNGSKVYQCERCRQKVKAVKQLTVFKAPSVLTVHLKRFEPHRSEKIDKKVEFPPAIDMKPFVSGPYEGNLKYTLYGVLVHCGGSIHSGHYYCFVRTSSGMWYSLDDNEVIQASEKTVFNQKAYMLFYVRDRQNTAPKNPVTVAKKETSKESVAVNRASLIVSSNRNDQVNGSTVIKACSLNATVANGTAPLRACDKGSPACLTPKDANAKDPPSSMEGKENLKGQNGTAPVKSSDQGAPAVLTQKDKEKQKDSLSSVEAKENLKMENSSAPPSESRDQGAPAVLTQKELSVVAANVTSPLCEQGDPAVLTPKDLNAKETQTNPPSSVERKENLERPCDVGAPVVLTQKDLINNKKEESLPQANGEGSLVKEDSKAACTMIPGKASPLLDDSTNTQILVNLPTSVAKAENSVDEKNSANNLNESDTSLKVKNDNSPMEEAVLDNQTLVHQSDESATESIKQTSAEETLTTQRKTRKRNMKTLRVGLSSFKLALGVRKKRGRSRTLAVKGTSESKKRATDLERSTPLITSKAASSGSACCLHGKGKSVSVDNERIRTSNGNMLLASPIVELKERTNQNGAVLASDQQQPLRSSDLSEASQNGKRKRDNSKEEQILLQKEQVTILTRGLPETVVAKWDEEVSASKKMGSSEGTRIGYVADEWDEEYDRGKKKKIRIKEEMYVGPNPFQAFASKKQQTDTKKKWTQGRNTAKTGFRI, encoded by the exons ATGGAGATCCAGACGGGTCAAGACGGATCTCGCGCCGCCGTTTCGTCCTCTTCCGCCTCCGCCGTTTTCAGAAAGATCGAGTTCCACCTCGCGAGGAAACCCTTCAACGGCTTCTCTAATCGCGGCTCCGATTTCAAGATGGAGACTTTGAATCCCTCCTCCTCATCTAACACTAACAACAGAGCCTTCTGGTCACCCTCCCTTAAGAAGGTGGACGGTCCCGATTCGTTGGATCGGGAGCTTACTTTCACCAAAACCATCCGCAAAATC GGTGCTGGTTTGGAGAATCTCGGGAACACATGTTATCTCAACTCGGTGTTGCAATGTTTGACGTACACTGAGCCTTTGGCTGCTTATCTGCAAGACGTCGCGCATGAGCAACGCT GCCGTGTGGCGGGGTTTTGTGCTTTATGTGCAATGCAGAGACATGTCAGGACTGCTCTTCAATCTACTGGCAGAAGCTTAGCACCTAAGTATTTGGTCTCTAACCTGCGAT GCGTATCCCAAAACTTCAGGAAATGTAGGCAGGAAGATGCACATGAGTACATGATCAATTTGCTGGAGTGTATGCACAAGTGTTGTCTGCCTTCTGGTGTACCTAGTGAATCCTCTGATGCTTACAGGAGTAGCTTGGTACATCAAATTTTTGGTGGTAGCCTCCGTAGTCAG GTGAAATGTGCACAGTGTTCCCATTGCTCCGACAAGTTTGATCCATTTCTTGACCTGAGCCTAGACATTTCGAGGGCAGATTCATTGCAGAGAGCACTTTTACGTTTCACTGCGGTTGAGCTCTTAGATAATGGTTCAAAGGTTTACCAATGTGAAAGATGCAGGCAGAAAGTTAAGGCTGTAAAACAGCTTACTGTTTTCAAAGCACCCTCTGTTTTGACTGTACATCTCAAACGGTTTGAACCTCATAGATCCGAAAAAATCGACAAGAAAGTCGAGTTTCCCCCTGCGATCGACATGAAACCTTTCGTCAGTGGTCCATAT GAAGGTAATTTGAAGTACACTCTATATGGTGTGTTAGTTCATTGTGGTGGAAGTATCCATTCTGGTCACTACTACTGCTTTGTTCGCACTTCAAGTGGCATGTGGTATTCCCTTGATGATAACGAG GTTATCCAAGCTAGTGAGAAGACTGTGTTCAACCAGAAGGCGTATATGCTTTTCTATGTTCGTGATAGACAAAATACAGCCCCAAAGAATCCAGTTACCGTGGCTAAGAAAGAAACTTCCAAAGAGAGCGTCGCCGTAAACAGAGCTTCTTTGATTGTATCTTCTAACAGAAATGATCAAGTTAATGGTTCAACAGTCATCAAAGCATGTAGTTTAAACGCTACTGTTGCCAATGGTACTGCACCCTTGAGAGCGTGTGATAAAGGCTCGCCTGCTTGCTTGACCCCAAAAGATGCGAATGCAAAAGATCCCCCAAGCAGTATGGAGGGGAAAGAGAACCTTAAGGGGCAAAATGGTACAGCACCTGTGAAATCAAGTGACCAAGGTGCTCCTGCTGTCTTAACTCAAAAAGATAAAGAGAAACAGAAAGATTCCCTGAGCAGTGTGGAGGCAAAAGAGAACCTTAAGATGGAAAATAGTTCAGCACCACCCTCGGAATCACGTGATCAAGGTGCTCCTGCTGTCCTGACCCAAAAAGAGTTGAGCGTTGTTGCTGCCAATGTTACATCACCCTTATGTGAACAAGGTGATCCTGCTGTCTTGACACCAAAAGATTTAAATGCCAAAGAGACTCAGACAAATCCCCCAAGCAGTGTGGAGAGAAAAGAGAACCTTGAGAGACCCTGTGATGTAGGTGCTCCAGTAGTCTTAACTCAGAAAGATTTAATTAATAACAAGAAGGAAGAGTCACTTCCACAGGCTAATGGGGAAGGATCTTTGGTAAAGGAGGACTCAAAGGCTGCATGCACAATGATACCAGGAAAGGCTTCTCCTCTCTTGGATGACAGCACAAACACTCAAATTCTTGTGAATTTGCCTACTTCTGTGGCCAAAGCTGAAAATAGCGTTGACGAGAAGAACTCTGCTAATAATTTGAACGAGTCTGACACTTCACTTAAG GTTAAAAATGATAATTCACCTATGGAAGAAGCTGTTCTTGATAATCAGACTTTGGTACATCAGTCGGATGAATCGGCAACAGAATCAATAAAGCAAACTTCTGCTGAGGAGACTCTCACCACACAAAGAAAGACTCGCAAGCGTAACATGAAAACCCTACGGGTGGGGTTATCATCTTTCAAGCTGGCACTTGGCGTTCGCAAAAAAAGGGGAAGATCAAGAACCTTAGCTGTTAAGGGTACTTCGGAGTCCAAGAAAAGAGCTACAGATCTAGAACGTTCCACTCCACTGATAACTAGCAAAGCTGCTTCTTCTGGCTCTGCTTGCTGCTTGCATGGGAAGGGTAAAAGTGTCAGTGTCGATAATGAAAGGATAAGGACTAGTAATGGGAATATGCTGCTTGCCTCTCCAATCGTAGAGCTGAAGGAGAGAACTAATCAAAATGGTGCCGTTCTTGCGTCAGACCAACAACAACCGTTGAGGAGTTCGGACTTGTCTGAAGCAAGCCAAAACGGCAAAAGAAAGAGAGACAATTCAAAAGAAGAACAAATATTGTTACAGAAAGAACAGGTGACCATTCTCACGAGGGGTTTGCCAGAGACAGTTG TTGCCAAATGGGACGAGGAAGTTTCAGCTTCTAAGAAGATGGGTAGTAGTGAAGGCACGAGAATTGGATATGTAGCAGATGAATG GGATGAAGAATATGACAGAGGGAAGAAAAAGAAGATAAGGATCAAAGAGGAGATGTATGTAGGGCCGAACCCGTTCCAGGCGTTTGCATCGAAGAAACAACAAACGGATACAAAGAAGAAATGGACACAAGGCAGGAATACTGCAAAGACAGGCTTCCGGATATGA